A portion of the Bacillus thuringiensis genome contains these proteins:
- the opp3C gene encoding oligopeptide ABC transporter permease, whose product MMKDVQKLSPDLFQQANQNNVDNEVIARPSLTFWQDVRRRLFQHKGAMLGFVLLSLIILLAIFGPMVSKHSYKEQDLGRAKMPPKIPVIENVHWLPFDGTDQYGVDQYEKRDIKEYFWFGTDDLGRDLWTRTWEGTRVSLYIALLAAAIDLVIGVAYGGISAFYGGRVDNIMQRIMEIINGIPYLIIVILMVIIMGSGIWSITLAMAITGWIGMSRIVRGQILKLKNQEYVLASRTLGATNTQLIVKHLIPNVMGPIIVMTMFTIPSAVFGEAFLSFIGLGIQPPFASLGSLVNDGYKSIQTYPHMMFIPAVVISILILAFNLMADGLRDALDPKMRK is encoded by the coding sequence ATGATGAAAGATGTACAAAAATTATCTCCAGATTTATTTCAACAAGCCAATCAAAATAATGTTGATAATGAAGTCATTGCCCGTCCAAGCTTAACGTTTTGGCAAGATGTAAGAAGACGTTTGTTCCAACATAAAGGTGCGATGCTTGGTTTCGTATTATTAAGCCTTATTATATTACTAGCGATTTTTGGGCCGATGGTAAGTAAACACTCGTATAAAGAGCAAGATTTAGGTCGTGCGAAAATGCCACCAAAAATTCCAGTTATTGAAAATGTTCATTGGTTACCATTTGACGGTACAGATCAATATGGTGTTGACCAATATGAAAAACGTGATATTAAAGAGTACTTCTGGTTTGGTACAGATGATCTTGGTCGTGATTTATGGACAAGAACATGGGAAGGTACACGCGTATCATTATATATCGCTCTTTTAGCAGCAGCGATTGACTTAGTAATTGGGGTTGCATACGGAGGTATTTCAGCGTTTTATGGCGGCAGAGTAGATAATATTATGCAACGTATTATGGAGATTATTAACGGTATTCCATACTTAATCATCGTTATCTTAATGGTAATCATTATGGGATCTGGTATATGGTCAATTACACTCGCAATGGCAATTACAGGTTGGATAGGGATGTCGCGTATCGTTCGTGGACAAATCCTGAAATTAAAAAACCAAGAATATGTATTAGCATCTCGTACATTAGGTGCAACAAATACACAATTAATTGTGAAACATTTAATTCCAAACGTAATGGGACCTATTATCGTAATGACAATGTTTACAATTCCATCAGCGGTGTTTGGTGAAGCGTTCTTAAGTTTCATCGGTTTAGGAATTCAGCCACCATTTGCGTCACTAGGTTCTCTTGTAAATGATGGTTATAAATCTATTCAAACGTATCCGCATATGATGTTCATCCCTGCGGTTGTCATCAGTATATTAATTTTAGCGTTTAACTTAATGGCAGACGGATTACGCGACGCGTTAGATCCAAAAATGCGTAAGTAA
- a CDS encoding ABC transporter ATP-binding protein yields the protein MKTLLEVKDLQVSFDTHAGEVQAVRGVTFDLKKGETLAIVGESGSGKSVTSKALMGLIPNPPGRIKNGEIVFEGRDLTKLTEKEMQQVRGKDIAMIFQDPMTSLNPTMTIGNQIMEGLIKHQGMSKADARKVALELIDLVGIPNPEARLKQYPHQFSGGMRQRVVIAMALACNPKLLIADEPTTALDVTIQAQILELMKDIQQKTEAAIIFITHDLGVVANVADRVAVMYAGKVVEIGTVDEIFYNPKHPYTWGLIASMPSLDGSEEELYAIPGTPPDLLKPPKGDAFAPRNPQALKIDFEMDPPLFKVSDTHYAATWLLHEQAPEVKPPAVVEKRILQMKAGEQHD from the coding sequence ATGAAAACATTGTTAGAGGTAAAAGATTTACAAGTCTCCTTTGATACACATGCAGGTGAAGTACAAGCTGTACGCGGCGTTACTTTTGATTTGAAAAAAGGAGAGACATTGGCGATTGTAGGAGAATCTGGTTCAGGGAAATCAGTTACTTCTAAAGCGTTAATGGGATTAATTCCGAATCCTCCTGGACGCATTAAAAATGGTGAGATCGTATTTGAAGGTCGTGACTTAACGAAATTAACAGAAAAAGAAATGCAGCAAGTACGTGGTAAAGATATCGCGATGATTTTCCAAGATCCAATGACATCATTAAACCCAACGATGACAATTGGAAATCAAATTATGGAAGGCCTTATTAAACACCAAGGGATGAGTAAAGCAGACGCACGTAAAGTTGCTTTAGAATTAATCGACCTTGTAGGTATTCCAAATCCAGAAGCTCGTTTAAAACAATATCCTCACCAATTCTCAGGTGGTATGAGACAGCGTGTAGTTATTGCGATGGCGTTAGCTTGTAACCCGAAATTATTAATTGCCGATGAGCCGACAACAGCGCTAGACGTTACGATTCAGGCACAAATTTTAGAACTTATGAAAGACATTCAGCAAAAAACAGAAGCGGCAATTATTTTCATTACGCATGACTTAGGTGTAGTAGCAAACGTTGCTGACCGAGTGGCAGTTATGTACGCTGGTAAAGTTGTTGAAATTGGAACTGTAGATGAAATTTTCTATAATCCGAAACATCCATATACTTGGGGCTTAATCGCATCTATGCCAAGTTTAGATGGCTCAGAGGAAGAGTTATATGCAATTCCTGGAACGCCTCCGGATTTATTAAAGCCGCCAAAGGGTGATGCTTTTGCACCACGTAACCCACAGGCACTAAAAATTGATTTTGAAATGGACCCACCTTTATTTAAAGTAAGTGATACACACTATGCGGCAACTTGGTTACTTCACGAGCAAGCTCCAGAAGTAAAACCGCCGGCAGTTGTTGAAAAACGTATTCTTCAAATGAAAGCAGGTGAACAACATGACTAA
- a CDS encoding ABC transporter ATP-binding protein — translation MTKQREKLIEVKNVKQHFDVSGGVVKAVNDISFDIYRGETFGLVGESGCGKSTTGRTIIRLYDATAGEVLFDGENVHGKKSRAELKKFNRKMQMIFQDPYASLNPRMTVGDIIAEGIDIHGLAKSKKERMDRVHELLNTVGLNKEHANRFPHEFSGGQRQRIGIARALAVEPEFIIADEPISALDVSIQAQVVNLLKKLQKEKGLTYLFIAHDLSMVKYISDRIGVMYRGQIVELTTSEELYANPVHPYTKSLLSAIPLPDPDYERNRKRIVYDPSQHDYGSEVPTMREIRPGHFVLCSEAEYKKYKEIYQ, via the coding sequence ATGACTAAACAACGTGAGAAATTAATTGAAGTAAAAAATGTAAAGCAGCACTTCGACGTGAGTGGTGGTGTTGTCAAAGCGGTTAATGATATTTCATTTGATATTTACCGCGGAGAAACATTTGGTCTTGTAGGAGAATCAGGTTGTGGTAAATCAACAACTGGAAGAACGATTATTCGTTTATATGATGCAACTGCTGGTGAAGTATTGTTCGATGGTGAAAACGTACATGGTAAGAAATCACGCGCAGAATTGAAGAAATTCAACCGTAAAATGCAAATGATTTTCCAAGATCCATACGCATCATTAAATCCTCGTATGACAGTAGGGGATATTATCGCAGAAGGTATTGATATTCACGGATTAGCGAAAAGTAAAAAAGAGCGCATGGATCGTGTCCATGAATTATTAAACACAGTTGGTTTAAATAAAGAGCACGCAAACCGTTTCCCGCACGAATTCTCAGGTGGACAACGTCAGCGTATCGGTATCGCTCGAGCGCTTGCTGTAGAACCAGAATTTATCATTGCCGATGAGCCGATCTCAGCACTTGACGTATCGATTCAGGCGCAAGTTGTAAACTTACTGAAAAAGCTACAAAAAGAAAAAGGTCTAACATACTTATTCATTGCCCATGATTTATCGATGGTAAAATACATTAGTGACCGCATCGGCGTAATGTACCGTGGGCAAATTGTAGAACTTACAACAAGTGAAGAGTTATATGCGAATCCAGTTCATCCATATACGAAATCACTATTATCAGCAATTCCGCTACCAGATCCAGATTATGAGCGTAATCGTAAACGTATCGTATACGATCCATCGCAGCATGATTACGGTAGCGAAGTGCCAACAATGCGTGAAATTCGCCCAGGACATTTCGTACTATGTTCTGAAGCGGAGTATAAGAAATATAAAGAGATTTATCAATAA
- a CDS encoding MATE family efflux transporter: MLRYILLKIDIGKEGTDMTAIQAKNGPTEKLSLFLLTWPIFLEVFLFMLMGIADTFMLSALSDDAVSGVGAANQYLHIAILVLEVIGNGAAIVVSQYLGSRRFMEASKISALAVTLNLIVGLVISAGFLLFSKHMMLAMNLQGDVLSYAQNYLSIVGGAIFLQAIINSLAAIIRVHGFTKQAMFISLGMNIIHIAGNYALIFGKFGFPELGVQGAAISSAISRLIALIVFFWLLYRVMEYRVKLQYYFTLSKEYIGKILKIGIPSAFEQVMYQACQIVFLYYATYLGTESLAARQYATNISMFTYLFAIAIGMGTAIIIGRLVGGGEKDEAYERLWKSVKWAIGVTLCMVALVITFRTQLMGLFTDNPHIIGLGASVLLLSVLLETGRTMNIVIINSLRAAGDAKYPVLIGAFSMVLMSLPLGYFFAFHLDMGLVGIWLAIAIDEWTRAIIMFFRWKSRAWERYALVKPEEQDEIGSVQAQ, from the coding sequence ATGTTACGATACATTTTGCTAAAAATAGATATCGGTAAAGAGGGGACGGACATGACAGCAATTCAGGCCAAAAATGGGCCGACAGAGAAATTAAGTTTATTCTTATTAACATGGCCTATTTTTCTAGAAGTTTTTCTTTTTATGTTGATGGGGATCGCTGATACGTTCATGTTAAGTGCATTATCAGACGATGCTGTATCTGGGGTTGGTGCAGCGAATCAATATCTTCATATTGCGATTTTGGTATTAGAAGTCATCGGGAACGGCGCTGCTATCGTTGTATCTCAATACCTCGGTTCCAGACGCTTTATGGAAGCATCTAAAATATCAGCATTAGCCGTCACATTAAATTTAATAGTTGGGCTCGTTATAAGCGCTGGTTTTCTTTTATTTTCGAAACATATGATGCTCGCAATGAACTTACAAGGCGATGTACTATCGTATGCGCAAAACTACTTATCTATCGTCGGAGGGGCTATCTTCCTGCAAGCTATCATTAACTCATTAGCCGCAATTATCCGTGTACACGGTTTTACAAAGCAAGCGATGTTTATTTCACTCGGAATGAATATTATTCATATCGCTGGAAACTACGCACTCATTTTTGGGAAATTTGGTTTCCCAGAGCTCGGTGTACAAGGGGCTGCAATTTCTTCCGCTATCAGTCGATTGATCGCACTTATTGTTTTCTTCTGGTTACTATACCGCGTTATGGAATATCGTGTGAAATTACAATATTACTTCACTTTATCCAAAGAATACATTGGGAAAATTTTAAAAATCGGCATTCCATCTGCATTTGAACAAGTGATGTATCAAGCTTGTCAAATCGTCTTCCTTTATTACGCAACGTACTTAGGAACGGAATCATTAGCTGCTAGACAATACGCTACTAACATTTCCATGTTCACTTATTTATTTGCAATTGCGATTGGTATGGGAACAGCCATTATTATTGGCCGCCTTGTTGGTGGTGGGGAAAAGGATGAAGCATACGAACGCTTGTGGAAAAGTGTAAAATGGGCGATTGGTGTAACTTTATGTATGGTCGCTCTCGTTATTACATTCCGTACACAATTAATGGGACTGTTTACAGATAATCCGCACATTATCGGGTTAGGCGCAAGTGTTCTTTTACTAAGTGTATTACTTGAAACGGGACGTACGATGAACATCGTCATCATTAATTCGCTTCGTGCAGCTGGTGATGCAAAATATCCTGTTTTAATCGGTGCATTCTCTATGGTGTTAATGAGTTTACCACTAGGTTACTTTTTCGCCTTTCATTTAGATATGGGGCTCGTTGGTATTTGGCTAGCGATCGCCATCGACGAATGGACGCGTGCCATTATTATGTTCTTCCGCTGGAAAAGCAGGGCGTGGGAACGTTACGCACTTGTGAAACCAGAAGAGCAAGACGAGATTGGTTCTGTTCAGGCACAGTAG